The proteins below come from a single Candidozyma auris chromosome 3, complete sequence genomic window:
- the SWD3 gene encoding Swd3p, translating into MIENGEHLDKKAKAEKTVNGQFSDLYNERYVIKGDSQASVNAVRISPDHQLLATCTSTGLIHIYDYASGKHKLTLKGHNKGISDIVFSTVDSSIIASCSDDLTVRIWSIVKGACIRILKKHTYHVSALCFNSKGNLLVSGAADETVVIWDLTTGRSLKTLAAHSDPVSSVCLTPDDTIIISASYDGLMRLFDLESGQCLKTLVYNSSSHGTATASTNDVVNFPISNVQVTPNGKYILSTSLDGKIRLWDYMSNKVMKTYTSNDTSKSICEKYNCSSCFITATPEPLVSSGSDKAGVLFWSVQSKDIVYQLQAGETVLGIDSKDDGAELATCTLQGDVHVYDLNPNMKAVNGNGTAKSDMESSADPESEYSAEGEDPADGTEEPVPITRQVQKSEND; encoded by the coding sequence ATGATAGAAAACGGTGAACACCTTGATAAGAAGGCAAAAGCTGAGAAAACCGTCAATGGACAATTTTCAGACCTATATAATGAGCGTTACGTCATCAAAGGCGATTCACAGGCTCTGGTGAACGCTGTCCGCATCTCTCCAGATCATCAGCTACTAGCGACGTGCACCTCAACTGGACTTATTCACATATACGATTACGCATCTGGTAAGCATAAGCTTACTCTTAAGGGTCACAACAAGGGCATCTCAGACATTGTCTTCTCCACAGTTGATAGCAGCATCATTGCCTCGTGCTCAGACGACTTGACGGTGAGGATCTGGTCTATAGTAAAGGGGGCGTGTATAAGAATACTCAAGAAGCATACTTACCACGTGTCTGCACTATGCTTCAATTCTAAGGgcaatcttcttgtaaGTGGTGCTGCTGACGAGACGGTGGTAATCTGGGATCTTACCACAGGACGAAGTCTCAAGACGCTTGCTGCTCATTCTGACCCTGTAAGCTCTGTGTGCCTCACACCAGACGAtaccatcatcatcagcgCTTCGTACGATGGTCTAATGAGACTCTTTGACTTGGAGTCTGGCCAGTGTCTTAAAACGCTAGTGTACAACAGTTCCTCGCATGGTACAGCCACAGCGTCCACCAACGACGTTGTCAACTTCCCCATATCGAATGTGCAAGTTACGCCCAATGGCAAGTATATACTCAGTACGAGTTTAGACGGCAAGATCAGACTTTGGGACTACATGAGCAATAAAGTTATGAAAACGTATACGTCCAATGATACACTGAAGAGCATTTGCGAGAAGTACAATTGCAGTTCATGCTTCATCACGGCAACACCAGAACCTCTTGTATCTTCCGGAAGTGATAAGGCTggtgttcttttttggagcGTGCAAAGCAAAGATATTGTCTATCAGTTACAAGCAGGTGAGACTGTCCTAGGGATAGACTCAAAGGACGACGGAGCCGAGTTAGCTACTTGCACTCTTCAGGGAGATGTCCATGTTTATGACCTTAATCCCAACATGAAAGCCGTCAATGGAAATGGCACCGCAAAGTCAGACATGGAATCATCTGCAGATCCAGAGTCGGAGTACTCTgctgaaggtgaagatCCTGCGGACGGAACTGAAGAACCAGTCCCAATCACTCGGCAAGTGCAAAAGTCTGAAAATGATTGA
- a CDS encoding serine/threonine protein kinase YGK3 → MLNENLHKDEYILNEVVNNQTSECKRMYVKEYKKIGEGAFGTVVEACLSYVNDDGHPQDEKLGPFAIKRVLAQTEYKCRELEILRTVKHPNIVTLRFFFDKRSKLDGKMYQNLVMECLPSNLQNEIKYYRQSKYTIPYPHMKAYTFQLTRAMLYLHSLNISHRDIKPSNILVDPSTVRLKICDFGSAKQLEPNQPSVSYICSRYYRAPELIVGCTVYTTKIDIWGLGCVIAEMFLGKPIFQGQSSESQLKEISKLLGPPPKTFFFKSNPQYRGNMFSTKLFSCSVQERFEQIFSMSPPDVIDLLLKILVYDPEFRASPSAVLAHPFFDELRKDHFQVYPRGAHEPMELNLLDFTPYELDLLGPYKESFLR, encoded by the coding sequence ATGTTGAATGAAAACCTTCATAAAGACGAGTACATCCTAAACGAGGTGGTCAATAACCAGACCTCCGAGTGCAAGCGCATGTACGTGAAAGAgtacaaaaaaattggtgaAGGTGCTTTTGGAACCGTGGTTGAGGCATGCTTGTCATATGTCAACGACGACGGCCATCCACAAGACGAGAAGCTTGGGCCCTTTGCTATCAAAAGGGTGTTGGCCCAGACCGAGTATAAGTGCAGAGAGTTGGAAATCTTACGAACGGTGAAGCATCCCAATATCGTAACATTgcgcttcttttttgacaaGAGAAGCAAGCTAGACGGCAAGATGTACCAAAACCTCGTAATGGAGTGCTTACCCTCTAACTTACAGAATGAGATCAAGTACTATCGCCAGTCGAAGTACACAATTCCCTACCCACACATGAAAGCATACACATTCCAATTGACGAGAGCAATGCTTTATTTGCACAGCCTTAACATTCTGCACCGTGACATTAAGCCGTCGAACATATTGGTGGACCCATCGACCGTGAGATTAAAGATATGTGATTTTGGTTCCGCCAAGCAATTGGAGCCAAACCAGCCTTCCGTAAGCTACATATGTTCGAGATATTATCGTGCACCAGAGCTCATTGTGGGATGCACCGTTTATACGACAAAGATCGACATTTGGGGTTTGGGATGTGTCATAGCAGAGATGTTTTTGGGTAAAccaatttttcaaggacAGTCCTCCGAGTCGcaattgaaggaaatcTCAAAGTTGTTGGGTCCCCCTCCAAAgacctttttcttcaagagcaacCCGCAATATAGAGGGAACATGTTCTCCACGAAGTTGTTTAGCTGCTCGGTACAAGAAAGATTTGAACAAATCTTCTCCATGTCTCCTCCTGATGTTATTGATTTGCTACTTAAAATTCTTGTTTACGACCCTGAATTTAGAGCCAGCCCGAGCGCAGTTCTAGCGCACcctttctttgatgaaCTAAGGAAGGATCATTTCCAGGTGTACCCTAGAGGTGCGCATGAACCCATGGAACTCAACTTACTTGACTTTACACCCTATGAGCTAGACTTGTTGGGCCCTTATAAAGAACTGTTCTTGAGGTAG